One Colias croceus chromosome 7, ilColCroc2.1 genomic window carries:
- the LOC123693187 gene encoding pickpocket protein 28-like, which produces MFVRPIQPKTNEDRKAIQNNDKFRNKKKESMWLNVRNRSREYLVLFLETSSIHGLNHLIAARRHPFEVFLWLTIVVLSVFGSIYLSQTTWARYQSSPTVVSMDRDMFAWNTTFPCVTVCNDQKINLVKLEEFVKKSDIEDKEGLKKFILALGNATYKNFETMPIFDQVKPSEYMDILFELSSGFKPSLTIGALGRDLEITPTMTEMGICYAINSKIAVYNSPGYIKANRWDMITTQNASITVHPLDGEVFAHVLNLSSSYDVYIHGPLEVPDISTKFEHSPEMFYMKLYVTAFTVYTSPEAARLTIGQRRCRFTQENNLKHFAVYSYTNCQMECRARLCLKYCDCLPYFYRRVGDEKMCDVRGFHCLAKHKDELYKLRDKAGKKINCGCVPICNDVNYVIQSNDLQEWFLGTNLQWGIVTYPRMRYRRDIIFGFTDVLVAVGGMAGLFLGCSVLSFMEIVYFLTLRLICYSRSTMRK; this is translated from the exons atgttTGTGCGACCGATCCAACCGAAAACAAACGAAGATCGTAAAGCAATACAGAATAATGACAAATTTAGAAACAAAAAGAAGGAATCAATGTGGTTGAATGTACGAAACAGAAGTAGAGAATACTTGGTATTATTTCTCGAAACTTCTAGTATACATGGTTTGAATCATCTTATTGCTGCAAGAAGACATCCCTTTGAAGT TTTCCTCTGGCTCACCATAGTAGTCCTATCAGTGTTTGGTTCCATATACCTATCTCAAACCACCTGGGCTCGCTACCAGTCGTCCCCCACCGTAGTGTCAATGGACAGAGACATGTTCGCTTGGAACACTACCTTCCCTTGTGTTACTGTGTGCAATGACCAGAAGATTAATCTGGTGAAATTGGAGGAGTTCGTGAA AAAATCGGACATAGAAGACAAGGAAGGTTTAAAGAAGTTCATACTAGCTCTAGGCAACGCAACGTATAAAAACTTTGAAACAATGCCAATCTTCGACCAAGTAAAACCTTCCGAGTATATGGACATTCTTTTCGAGCTCTCTTCTGGATTCAAACCCAGTCTAACTATTGGTGCTCTGGGTAGGGATTTGGAGATTACACCTACTATGACTGAAATGGGCATTTGTTATGCGATCAATTCAAAAATAGCTGTATATAACTCTCCAGG atatataaaagCAAATAGATGGGATATGATAACTACTCAGAATGCATCGATTACTGTACATCCATTGGATGGAGAAGTATTTGCACATGTTTTAAACCTTTCGTCGTCTTACGAC GTATACATCCACGGACCTTTAGAAGTACCAGATATATCAACAAAGTTTGAGCACTCTCCAGAAATGTTCTACATGAAGCTCTACGTCACAGCATTTACTGTCTACACATCACCAGAAGCTGCCAG GCTAACAATCGGCCAGCGTAGATGTAGATTCACACAAGAGAACAATCTCAAGCATTTCGCGGTGTACTCATATACAAACTGTCAGATGGAGTGCAGAGCCCGACTTTGCTTGAAGTATTGTGATTGCCTGCCGTATTTCTACAGGAGAGTTG GCGATGAAAAAatgtgtgatgtcagaggcttCCACTGTTTAGCGAAACACAAAG ACGAGTTGTATAAATTACGAGACAAGGCTGGTAAGAAGATAAATTGTGGATGTGTACCCATTTGCAATGACGTCAACTATGTCATACAATCCaat GATCTACAAGAATGGTTTCTGGGGACAAACTTGCAGTGGGGCATCGTCACTTACCCCCGCATGAGATACCGACGAGACATCATTTTTGGATTCACTGATGTTCTGg tggCTGTAGGAGGAATGGCCGGGTTGTTTCTTGGTTGCAGCGTGCTGAGCTTCATGGAGATAGTTTATTTCTTAACTTTACGACTTATTTGCTACTCTAGATCTACTATGCGGAAATAG